CTGCTGGAGACTCGTTCGCAGTCGCTCATTCGGTCGCACTGACAACGGCCGGGCAGAGCCATTGCCGACTCGGTCGGTCGCTCGCATCGGAACCACGGTCACAGATACCCCAGCTCCTCGAGCTGGGATTCGAGGCCGGAGAGGTCCGCCTCCGAGAGGCCCTCTCGCCGCTCGAGATCGCCGACCTGCCGATCGAGTTCTGACTCGAGGGCAGCTGGGTCGCAGTCGCCGATCGTCCGGGTCTCGGTCAGGTCTTCGAAGTAGTAACAGTCGGCCGTCGCGAGCCCGTGGCGTTCGGTGTCGACCGGCGCGACCTCGTAGCCGTCTTCCTCGAGCGAGAGCCGCCGCCGTCTGGAGATGCCGTGGAACTCTGAAAGCGCGTTCGACCGCAGTTCGAGTTCGGGTGCAGCGGGGTTGCTCGAGAGCAGCGGTCGGAACGACTCGCCCCGACGGCGGTTCGATTCGATTCCGGCGAGGTCGAGCAGCGTCGCGTAGACGTCGAGGTGGTTCACGAGAGCGTCCCGCGTCGCTCGCTCCCCGTTCGCGTCGGGCGTCCGATGGTCGGCACGCGGCCCGGGTGCGGAGACGACGAGCGGGACCCTCATCACGGGCGGATAGAGCCCGCTGCCGTGTTCCCATGCATCGTACTCGCCGAGGGCTTCGCCGTGGTCGGCGAGCGTGACGATATAGTCGAAGTCGGTGGCGAGTTCCCGGTAGATGTCCCGGTATATGTCCGACAGATACTGGACGGCGTCGTCGTACGCGGTCGTGATCCGCTCTGGATCGTGTGGCGGCTCCTCGAGCGTAGCCTTCACGCCGTCGAAATGGGGCGGGTCCTCGTCCGGATAGGTGCGGTACTCGTCGGGCGGGTCGTAGGGTCGGTGGGCCTCCATGAGATTCGCAAAGAGGAACTCCCGATTTCGGCCCCACGATCGGTCGCGAACGTACGC
This genomic stretch from Natrinema sp. SYSU A 869 harbors:
- a CDS encoding sulfatase-like hydrolase/transferase, with protein sequence MSGHATMGDEPSIALVVLDTLRADSFNEHFDWLPGVQFTNAWSTSHWTAPAHASLFTGRYASEAGVTIKSQDFDRHTTRLPKLLQDQGYRTRAFSCNVNISERLGWHHGFDEFDGGWRLRGLGENVFDWDEFIAEHQSDGPERYLRALWHCVDGDCDTTQSLKQGALMKLRDMGFKGRHRDDGAAELLAYVRDRSWGRNREFLFANLMEAHRPYDPPDEYRTYPDEDPPHFDGVKATLEEPPHDPERITTAYDDAVQYLSDIYRDIYRELATDFDYIVTLADHGEALGEYDAWEHGSGLYPPVMRVPLVVSAPGPRADHRTPDANGERATRDALVNHLDVYATLLDLAGIESNRRRGESFRPLLSSNPAAPELELRSNALSEFHGISRRRRLSLEEDGYEVAPVDTERHGLATADCYYFEDLTETRTIGDCDPAALESELDRQVGDLERREGLSEADLSGLESQLEELGYL